The Drosophila sulfurigaster albostrigata strain 15112-1811.04 chromosome 3, ASM2355843v2, whole genome shotgun sequence genomic sequence ACTAAATAATTTTGCTACAGCCCCAGATTTCTGCGACTTAATCAATGATTCTCAAATTATGGCTAGATCGGCTGAAGGTAACGTTTCTTTGGATGTAAATGATCCTCCTCCAAGCTACGATTATGTTATGACTCGTGAGATGGCAAAActctaaaattatattatataatattatgtaatCCTGATATCacaattgatattttaattcaaatatgaaAGTATAATTCGATAGGTCACGGATAATACCGAACATAGGAACGAAAGCAGCAatcaacatatttataaaaaaaaattaaccaTTTTGATATGCATGActataaaaatctataatgTCACGgtgataaaaatttaattttaatgctcGCAGTTATCAATAAGCTGTTGATACAGATGATACAAAACCAATGCGCTTTGTGTCAATACTCTAGTACTACCTCAATCTCAGGTGTAATTAACTTCAAGAtgaacaaatataatttgcgACTAAACTGACAGCCACTCTACGTATGAGTGTATTAACTTATCTCAGGAAAAACTTTAGATGTGATGTTAAAACGAAAATAAGgttgaaatttgtaatataccaCTAATTACTTTATAacattgtaaaatatattttaaaaataaatgtaaatatagaaattttattaaatttaaataatgtttggTAAGGGTGTGTACTATTTAGTTAATAGTACTaactatataatattatatatttattaacatcTATGCTGCTGACGCTagtcaagaatatatactttatgcgATCGGAGATGGCTTCTCAcgcattttacatttatttcatttaagcaaaagttataatacctttctactCTATGGATACCGGCTATAAAAATTCGACATCCAATTTTGCTAAGCACTTAATGTAAAGTTAACAGAAGTCtagttaattatttacaaagaGTTCTTTATATTAGATATCCTAGGCTGTTTTATAATAAGCTATCATAAATCAATATGGATCTGCATTTTTATAATACCAATCATAGCATacaaaatatcagaaaatgCCTGGCAACCATCATATGATAtagtattaaaatgaatttcttatttattactatgtaactttttgttttgtctttaattACGAcgtttaagtttttttttatcactcCAAAATTTGTGAATGAATTTTCTGTTAGGGTATGCGTACGTCTATTGAAAgcatttgaatgaaatattcCTATGATAACTGAATAGATTCCACATCATGTACGCTCTATTTTTGCACAATCTTCAGCTCGTATTTATCCACTCGCTAACTTatttgctctttctctcttttataTATCTTTTGGTGATTTCATTCGTCGCAATATCGTAAATGTGCTCTGACACCAGTCTTCGAAGAGCTCTTGTTCAGGTTGGCTGCTTCTCAATACTGTCAGCTATAGttaaagtgaaaagtgaaCTAATAATTATTAACAGAAAACAATTCAAAGCTATCGATAATGGCTGAAGACTCAATCACCATCCAGATGTGGGCAGTTTTTACAGCTCGAATTAGTGTGCTCTACTCGGTAATCTACATAGGAATCGAATTCATCAATGCCTTGCATCATACGATACGTAAGTAATATAGACCTCTCTTTGATTGactatatataattatgtttttcaGCACGTGGAATGCTAGTGATTTGGCTTATAGTCTATGCTTACAACGTAAagataaacttttattttgcgGGATGCAATCGCGATTGGGAGAAGTCTTATGCGGTAATTTGGTTTTGGACAACGATAATTTTATTGGTTGTTCGACTTTTGTGCACTAACTATCGCAACTTAAGTGGCGGAATGCTGGCTTTCGCAATATTTGTTAATAGTAAGtttttgaatacttttaaaaatgaaacaaaaaaaaacatgaaaataatgTATGTTACTATCTCTTCacagtttttattgtattttcaattataatatcaataatattgGGTTATAAACTGAACAAACCAAAGGCAGACACTAATAGCTCCAAAAGCTACGACCCAGTTGAGAATAGAATAGTAAGTGTCACTACGGatgaaacaaatattgaaGATCTATCAGATAATCTTCGTTCCGCTATAGGCTCATATCATACCAACTTGCACAATGCTTCTCCCACTGGTGGTGTTATAGGTTCAAGTTCTAGCAACTTAAATTATGATTCCCAGATTGTTTTTGGTACAGCTCCAGCTTTGAATGACTTAAACAACGATCCCCAGATTAATTTAGCTATAGCCCCAGATTCTAGCGACTTAAACAATGATTCTCATAATACCGATAGATCATCTCATATTAACGTTATTGTTGATGTGAATGATCCTCCTCCAAGCTACGATTATGTTATGACTCCTAAgagcgaaaaagaaaaagtataaaattgtattatttaatactgaTATTATAACAGCTATAGTAATTGAATATGtacttttaaacaaattgattaaCTAATATCTCGACATATTGGACAAACCAAGAACAATAATGAACCTGGAAATCAAAGAATAGCTAaagtaatcaaatatttttataaaaatttatctAATAATGCTTATACGAAAATTGTGTTAAATATGGCATGGAGAATAATCAACCTAAAAGCCAAAGCAGGAATTTACATAATCATATTAATCTACATAAAATTAACCccttttaaaaattcataatgtCACGAtgataaaatgttaattataatacaGGCAGCAATCAATACGGCTGATGACACAGataatacaaaatcaaattgaaatgagcTTTTTATCAATACTCAAGTACTACCTCAATCTCAGTTGTGATTAACTTCACAactaacaaatataatttacgaGTAAACTGCCAGACACTCTGCGAATGAGTGTATTAACTTATCTCAGGTTCTACAACAGAAATGCTGCtagaaattttaatatgtatattttagttattatattttatatcaatatataatttttgtattgtattgtattgtaatatatgtaaaacaataaatataaatatagaaattttatacaatttaaatgaattgcgTGATTCGTAAGGGTATACACTGTTCACTATCTAAACAGACAACAATGGAATTTAACGTTTATTTGTTGTGCACAAGTTCCACAGCACGTGCTCATTGTCGTTAGACTCTCTTTGGTCGCGTTCTCTCGCAATTAATCTCTCTggcgctctctcgctctcttgaGGGGCTGGCAAGTAATACGTTCGCCAGTCTACGCTGAACCCTCGTTCTGGGCGAGCGGTCTCGGGTTCGGATTTACGTTTGTTTATGTAGTAAGAGCGAACCCCTATCCACAGCTGAAAGGAAAGGAACGGCACTCGTCGCACGCCAAGATGAGTAAATTTTTGGACTTGGGCCTTGGCATTTCCCTAATCAATGTCTACTATTCGCtatcatattttttaatgtggtGCGTGGAGCTGCAATATGGGTACGATGACGGTAAGATAGAGGATTTATGTTTCATTCAATTTACTTGTAATTATTCGTTAATTCAACCAgatgttttgttttccataGACACTGTGACATTTGTTTGGCTAGCTGTTTATACATGCAACCTCTTTCTCAATGTGTTTCTCTTTTTGGGGCTGCGCAAGAGAGATCGTCTGGCCATTCTGGTCTGGTTCTCTTTGACGCTGCTCTGGTTTTTGCCCAAGCTCTATGGTCATTCAAGGGGCTGTCGATTGGACAGACGCGGTTCAACGTACAAAATGGTCAATCTTGTTATGGAAAGTGCGTATAAGTCGCACATTATTGCGAAACTGAACTTAAGTAATCCATTgtgtgtatctctctctctctctcataaCAGTCTATGTGATTATATCGTTTCTGGTCATGATACTGGTTTATATATATCTGCCCCAGCGGAGCAAACGAATTTTGACCAAACAGCGCTCCGTTAAGGACAATAACGATGATCCCCGGGACATTCAAATGGTTGACTTAATGGACAAAGCTGCCCCCTCAAATGTGGAGGAGATAAATGCCAAAACGGATGTTGTGGGCTGCTTGGATCAAAAGGTCACAAGCTTTGAGTTCCATAAAGCTGAGAACGGCAGCGATGACGATAATTAGACTAATGTAcatagcgcaaaaaaaaaccaaaacaaaaagaaaaaaaaaaacaatacttaACATTCCTGcacaaatttttagaaaatttacaactttagtaatttgaaattgttgttgactAATGAGGGtaatcaaaatgtaaattattgtcACAAACTTAGCCAATCGTTCCAAACGCGAGTATGCTCACCTGATGCACTGacttacatatacatacaaacatatacatatacatatatatacaaccaaacatatataaaatatattgtaaatttgttaagtTTATTCTTGGTATTTTAATGCCTGACAATAAAAAGACCAGCGACTAGATGTCGTATCATTGCAAAAATTCCTGTTCAGATTTCAATTATTTCCTTGGCCAAATTAATGCACTTATCGGAAAAGCCAAAAGTTTTGTTGGcaagaaaacaaacagaaaagcTGAGAAACGAGCAAACAGTCAAACAGACAAgcggacaacagcagcagcagcagacaagCAGCCAAATGAAGAGAAACTTAACTAACTTTTGTAGCTGGTGCTTTTGGCCCAATCTCTGTGCTCTGTTCCtcttcctgttgttgttgttgttgttgtttattggcTGAAACTGAGATGAAAACTGggcaaaagaaagcaaaggGATTACGATCAAAGCGTTCGATTGAGTGTGTCAATAAATTCCTGCCAGTCGCCCGAGTGTAGAACATTTGTCCGGGCATCAGCGATAAATAGTTGGTCCCCATCCTCACATCCcctgcgactgctgctgttgtttctgctgctgct encodes the following:
- the LOC133842920 gene encoding uncharacterized protein LOC133842920, whose protein sequence is MAEDSITIQMWAVFTARISVLYSVIYIGIEFINALHHTIPRGMLVIWLIVYAYNVKINFYFAGCNRDWEKSYAVIWFWTTIILLVVRLLCTNYRNLSGGMLAFAIFVNIFIVFSIIISIILGYKLNKPKADTNSSKSYDPVENRIVSVTTDETNIEDLSDNLRSAIGSYHTNLHNASPTGGVIGSSSSNLNYDSQIVFGTAPALNDLNNDPQINLAIAPDSSDLNNDSHNTDRSSHINVIVDVNDPPPSYDYVMTPKSEKEKV
- the LOC133842924 gene encoding uncharacterized protein LOC133842924 isoform X1 codes for the protein MSKFLDLGLGISLINVYYSLSYFLMWCVELQYGYDDDVLFSIDTVTFVWLAVYTCNLFLNVFLFLGLRKRDRLAILVWFSLTLLWFLPKLYGHSRGCRLDRRGSTYKMVNLVMEIYVIISFLVMILVYIYLPQRSKRILTKQRSVKDNNDDPRDIQMVDLMDKAAPSNVEEINAKTDVVGCLDQKVTSFEFHKAENGSDDDN
- the LOC133842924 gene encoding uncharacterized protein LOC133842924 isoform X2 yields the protein MSKFLDLGLGISLINVYYSLSYFLMWCVELQYGYDDDTVTFVWLAVYTCNLFLNVFLFLGLRKRDRLAILVWFSLTLLWFLPKLYGHSRGCRLDRRGSTYKMVNLVMEIYVIISFLVMILVYIYLPQRSKRILTKQRSVKDNNDDPRDIQMVDLMDKAAPSNVEEINAKTDVVGCLDQKVTSFEFHKAENGSDDDN